DNA from Pirellulales bacterium:
AGCGGCCGGCGAAGCCGGTGTCGTCCCACCAGGCCCTGACCAACGCGTCATGCGAAAACCGTCGGGGACTGTCCCCTTTTCGGAGTCCGCGCAGAAAGCGGGGACTGTCCCCCTCTCCCCAGACGGTTTTCGGCCCGCCTCCAAACGGAAGTCGATCGCCTGCAGGCGCTGCGAGCAATCGGGATGCGGGCATGCGGCATCGACGTGAACGACATGCGGGGCCATCGCGCGATTCGCTCCTCCCTCGCGGTTTGCCGCGTGCATCCGTTCAATCTCGATATTCGTCTGCGCCGGCGCCGGCTGAATCATGATATCCTCCCAGGTCGACAGCTAATCGTAGCTCTGCGACGACGCGTCGACAACGTCGCGGTCATCGGCCCACAGCGCATTTGCTGGCTTGATTGAATGGCCCGTGGTATGGTCGGTGTTGAGGGCCGACATGCCAAAAATAACGGTCGAAAAACTGATCGAGTGCATCGAGCGCAGCGAACTCATCGCCTATGACACGTTAGCGGGGACGCTTGCAGCCTGGAAGCGTTCCGATCCGGCGGCATTGGACGACAGCGAGCGTTTGGCGAACACGTTTATCGAGGCCAAGCTGCTCACCCGCTGGCAGGCCGACAGTCTGCTTCAAGGGAGATCGACGAATTTCATTCTCGGAAATTACAAGCTGCTGGGCATGCTGGGGCACGGTCGATCAGGAAGCGTTTATCTGGGCGAGCACGTGAAAGGGGCGCTCCTTCGAGCAATCAAAGTGTTCCCCGTTAGTCGTGCAGGCAATGCGACCTTGATCGCACGTTTCCTTAATCAGGCGACGGCAGCCGCCAAAATCACGCATCCAAACGTCGAGGGGGCATTCGACATCGCCCAATGGAAACGGTACCAATACCTGGTATTGGAGTACGTTAATGGCCACGATTTGCAAGCGATAGTCAAGAACCACGGGCCGCTCGATCACAGGACCGCCGCCGACATTATCCGTCAAGCTGCCGACGGGCTCGCCGCGATGCACGAAAAAGGAGTGATCCATCGCGACGTCAAGCCCTCGCATCTGATGGTCGATCAACGAGGCGCCGTCAAGCTCTTGGATCTGAGTTTGGCGGGATTCATGAAGGATAAGATCGATTCGCCAGATCCCGCCGACGATGACGCGATATGGAGCACGTTCGACTACCTGGCGCCCGAGCAAGCCGTCGACGTCTGCCTCATCGATCCGCGGACGGACATTTACAGTTTCGGCTGCGTGTTTTACTTCCTGCTGACTGGGCATGCGCCGTTCGCGTCGCGACCGATGGTCGCGCGGCTTCTAATGCACCAGAATCCCGAGCGGCCCGACGTCGCAGCGGAATACCCTGGGATCCCGCGGACGTTGGCCGATCTCTGTTCCCGGATGATGGCAAAGTCTCCCGAGGATCGACCGCCACCGGCGGCGGCAGTCGCAGCAATATTGGCGGGAATCCTCGGGGACGACGATGGCTATGGTGGTGCCGCCTGAGAAGGCCTCCGAGCAGTGCCAATCTTGACGCTCCCACGAACAAGCTGGTCGCGGATTAGCCAGGGCTGGCTTGCTGGCGTGCAAGTCCTCTGGCGGCATTGAAGCCGTGCCGGCAGTGGGCCGCGCGCTGCGGATTGGCATCGACCGCCGAGCGATCGATCGTGACTTCGAACGACGCTGCGGGCGCTTCATCAGTCGCGATTTATTTGTTTTTGATTTTCTATTAAAAGCATGCTTTCGGAATCTTGCAAATCTGGAAAATCGTGTTAAAAAATGTCTCTGATATGCAACTGGCGCCGCGCTGAGGCGCATGAGCCGGTCACCGGTCCCGTGCCTCGGAAGATCGAAACGTCTTTTTCCAGAGGAGACAACTCATGACACGGAAACGAACTTCACAGAAACGCATCTCGCGACGAACTCTGCGGATTGAAGGTCTCGAACGCCGCTGCCTGCTGACCGGCAACGTTGTGGTGAAGGTGGCCGGGCATAGCCTGTTTCTCACCGGAGACAGCGGCGATAACACGGCGGTCGTCAGCGGCACGGGGACCGCGGGGCAATACCTCATCTCCGATCCGAGCGGCACTACCAATTTCAAATACAAGGGGACGAACAACGCGGCCGTCACGGTCAACGGAATCACCGACAGCATCCTTGCCGACCTTGACGGCGGGAACAACGCGTTCGGCTTGACCAACGCTTCGCTCAAGGACGACGTCCTAGTGACGACCGGCAACGGCAGCGATTTCGTTGCGATCGGCTCGGGGGACACCGGTCTCGCCGGGATTGGATTGGCGGAAATCACGCTGGGGCCGGTGACCGTCGGCGGTAGCATCGTCGTGAACACCGGCGGCGGAAACGACACGGTCGATATCGGCCTGGCGACCACCGGCGCGGCCACCGCGACGGCCGTCAGTGTGCGCGGAAGCGTGGTGATCGACACGGGCGGCGGCAATGACACGGTCAACCTCGGCGTCATCAGCGTTCCGACGACCGGAACGGCCATTCGCCCGCTTCAAGTCGTCACCGGGACATTTGCCGTGGCCATTCGCGGCGACCTTGTGATCAATACGGGTTCGACAACCGGCGGCGGCGCGGACGCAGTCTCCGAGAATTCCACCTCGGTCCGCGGAAGCGAGGTCATCAACGGCGGCGGCAGCCTCGATGTCACGCTGTCGAATTCCACCGGCGTCGCTCTCGAGGGCGTGACCACCGGCCAAGGCGACGCGATCGGGCACAGCCTCATCTTCAATCTCGGCGCGGGAACCAACAGCGTCGATCTCTACGACGTCTCGGTCGGCGACTCGCTCAATTTCAACGCCCCGCGGAGCACCGACTCGATCGATCTGACCCTCGTGAGCGTCCGGCACAATGTGAACATCTCGCTCGGGCCGGGCAACGACACGATCACCATCGGAACGGAAGTTGTCACCGCCGAAACGACCGGCACGCTGGTCGAGATCGGCGGCGACCTCAACATCAATACCGCCAAGGGGAACACGACGCTCGAAGAGGCCTCGCTCTCGGTGGGAGGCTCGGAGAATGTCAATCTCGGCAACGGCACCAACGGCGTCTTCGTCAACGACGACGCTGCCGACGACGAGGCAAGTTCCAACGGAACGGAAGGGCCCGTCTCGATCGGGCGCGATCTGAACGTGAACTTCGGCTCGGGCGTGGCGACGCTGTTCGTCAACGATGCTACGGTTGGCCACAATCTGAACGTGAACCACGGCTCCAGCGGCACGACGATCGACCTGGAGGGAGTCGCCGTCGGACGCAATATTGCCATCATCACCGGCAGTGGCAACGACTCGATCGACTTCGAGCGAGGCGTAACCGCCAGCGACGTGTTCATCGACACCGGCAGCGGCAACGACTCCGTCGTGTTCGAGTTGGCCTCAGGCGCCACGTTGAACACTTTCAAAACGTTGGAAGTCTTCCTCGGCCCCGGCGACGACAGCCTGTCGATCAGCGACACGACCGTAACCAAGTCGGCCTTCTTCGACGGCGGCCCGGGGACCGACACGCTGGTGCTCGGCGGCGGCAATACGTTTGGCAAAGAGAAGGACGTCAACTTCGAGACCTTCCCCTAAACTTCTCGGTTCCAACATTCTGACTGAACATTGACCCCGCCGAACCCGGCGGGGTTTTTCTGTGCGCCGCCTGCTATACTACCGCCATGATCGCCCCGTCTCTCCGCTGCCGCTTCCAATTCAGCCTGCGGACGCTGCTGATCGTCGTCACTCTGTTGGCGGTGGCCTGTTCGATTGTCGTGGATCGGCAGCGGTTGATCCGCGAACGCGATGAAGCTCGGCAGAATGCGCGCGATCTAGCTGAACGGCTGGGACCGTCGCTAGGGAGCGATGTATTCACGTCGCGCTCGCAGCCCTAACACGCCTGCACACAGGATTCACCCACTGCCCGGCTCCCAGAGTTCTTGCAATTCGCGCCGGTTTTTGCCACGATGGGACGCGGCTTCCCACCTTCGCGATAGCACAGCCGCGCTTTCACCCACCGCAGAGACCCGATCCATGCCCGCGTTTCCTGAAATCCAGAAAATCCGCTTCGAGGGAGCGAAATCGAAGAACCCACTCTCCTTTCGCCACTACGACGAAAACGAAGTGGTCGAAGGCAAGCCGATGCGGGAGCATTTCCGCTTCGCCGTCGCCTATTGGCACACCTTCCGCGGCACGGGGAGCGATCCGTTCGGCCCGGCGACGATGCTCCGCCCTTGGGAATCGGGGAAAGACACGGTCGAGAATGCGGTCAACCGAGTGCGCGTGGCGTTCGAGTTCATGGAGAAGCTCGGCAATCGGTTCTATTGCTTCCACGATCGCGATGTCGCGCCCGAAGGGAAGACACTCTCCGAGTCGAACAAGAACCTCGACGCGGTCGTCAAGGCGCTCAAGGAAGAGCAGCAGCGCACCGGGATCAATCTGCTTTGGGGCACCGCCAATCTGTTCAGCAATCCGCGCTATATGCACGGCGCGGCGACCAGCCCCAATGCCGACGCCTTCGCCTTCGCCGCCGCGCAGGTGAAGAAGGCGATCGAGGTGACGAAGGAACTCGGCGGCACCGGCTATACCTTCTGGGGCGGCCGCGAGGGCTATCAGAACCTCTGGAACACCGACATGAAGCGAGAGTTCGACCACCTGGCCCGCTTCATGCACATGGCCGTCGATTACGCCAAGCAGATCGGCTTCACCGGGCAGTTCTATTTCGAGCCGAAGCCGAAGGAGCCGACCAAGCATCAATACGATTTCGACGTCGCGGCCTGCATCAACTTTCTGCGTACTTACGGGCTGACCGAGCACGTGAAGATGAACATCGAGACGAACCACGCCACGCTGGCCGGGCACTCGATGCAGCACGAACTGGAATACGCCGGCGCTCAGGGGTTCCTGGGCTCGATCGACGCCAACACGGGCGACACGCTCTTGGGCTGGGACACCGACCAATTCCCCACCGACATCTATCTCACGACGACCTGCATGCTCTCGATCCTGAAGTATGGCGGGTTGGCCCCTGGCGGGATCAACTTCGACGCCAAGGTCCGCCGCGAGAGCTTCGAGCCGGTCGATCTGTTCCATGCCCATATCGGTGGCATGGACGCCTTCGCCCGCGGGCTAAAGATCGCCGCGGCGATCCGAGCCGACGGCGCGCTCGACAAGTTCGTCAAGGACCGCTACGCCTCGTGGAACTCGGGGATCGGCGCCGAGATCGAACGCGGCCGAGCCAGCTTCTCCTCGCTCGAGTGTTACATGCTCGAAAAGGGAGATGCCGCGGCAAACGCCAGCGGCCGCCAAGAGATGCTCGAGAATCTGATCAACACGTACATCTGACGGTATCGCCTCACCCGATCTCATCGAGCAGCCGGTCGAGGGCACCGCTCAATTTGTCGCTGGTTTCGTACGTGCCTTGGGCGATGGCCGTGCGGATCGAGTTGACTCGGTCCTGACGGATGTCGGGGATCTCGCTGAGCTGGCCGGCGATCCGCGCGGAATCCGAGATGTGCAGCTCGTCGGTCACGTCGGCCGTCGAGCGCGCCGGCGCCGTTGCCGCCGCGCCGCGAATGCCGTGCGGGGCGTTGATGCTCTGGGGACCGTGAACTTGCGAGGGGCCAAAAATTTGCATGGTGCTTCTCCTACTTAGTATACCTCACGATGAACCACCAGCGCCGCATTCCGTCTTCAAGTTGCGATCTCGCGGGCGTCGACTCATGGCATTCCATTCATCGGTTGCCCACGGCGGCGATTCAATCAAAACCTCGAAAGACCTCGTTGAGCCTGAGCCGTAGCTTCCACCATCTTTGTCGCGTGCAACGTCTTGGACGTTCGGGGCGGTCTCGCTCGGTTGGACGGCGCGACCGGTCGCGTGGCGCCGTTGCGGGCCTGCGACCTG
Protein-coding regions in this window:
- a CDS encoding serine/threonine-protein kinase → MPKITVEKLIECIERSELIAYDTLAGTLAAWKRSDPAALDDSERLANTFIEAKLLTRWQADSLLQGRSTNFILGNYKLLGMLGHGRSGSVYLGEHVKGALLRAIKVFPVSRAGNATLIARFLNQATAAAKITHPNVEGAFDIAQWKRYQYLVLEYVNGHDLQAIVKNHGPLDHRTAADIIRQAADGLAAMHEKGVIHRDVKPSHLMVDQRGAVKLLDLSLAGFMKDKIDSPDPADDDAIWSTFDYLAPEQAVDVCLIDPRTDIYSFGCVFYFLLTGHAPFASRPMVARLLMHQNPERPDVAAEYPGIPRTLADLCSRMMAKSPEDRPPPAAAVAAILAGILGDDDGYGGAA
- the xylA gene encoding xylose isomerase; translation: MPAFPEIQKIRFEGAKSKNPLSFRHYDENEVVEGKPMREHFRFAVAYWHTFRGTGSDPFGPATMLRPWESGKDTVENAVNRVRVAFEFMEKLGNRFYCFHDRDVAPEGKTLSESNKNLDAVVKALKEEQQRTGINLLWGTANLFSNPRYMHGAATSPNADAFAFAAAQVKKAIEVTKELGGTGYTFWGGREGYQNLWNTDMKREFDHLARFMHMAVDYAKQIGFTGQFYFEPKPKEPTKHQYDFDVAACINFLRTYGLTEHVKMNIETNHATLAGHSMQHELEYAGAQGFLGSIDANTGDTLLGWDTDQFPTDIYLTTTCMLSILKYGGLAPGGINFDAKVRRESFEPVDLFHAHIGGMDAFARGLKIAAAIRADGALDKFVKDRYASWNSGIGAEIERGRASFSSLECYMLEKGDAAANASGRQEMLENLINTYI
- a CDS encoding flagellar biosynthesis anti-sigma factor FlgM yields the protein MQIFGPSQVHGPQSINAPHGIRGAAATAPARSTADVTDELHISDSARIAGQLSEIPDIRQDRVNSIRTAIAQGTYETSDKLSGALDRLLDEIG